GAACAACACATTCAGCAATGTCAAGCAACAAATGTGTTTCTGAGGCGTTTTTGTATCGTGACCCGCTCTTCATCCTGCTCCGCCCCCGAGGCTCCTCTCCGCGCTTATCGCGTCGAGGGCCCTCGCGCCAGCGATGCCATTGGGCTGTCGCTACGCGATGCGTTTGACCGCCAAGCCGGCGTGCCCGACGATATGGCGGCACTGCTGCACCGCCTCAACCGCCACGAGATTTCGGTCCGGTATTGATCTGACCACGCGGAATTCGTCGCGCGAGCAAAGCGCGCTTCTGCGACATCGCAATTAGGGGAAGTTCAGCGGTCGCGGCTGAGGTCGTCGACTTCGCCCATGATCGTGTCGAGCGCGCTCTTGCCACCGGGATTGGGCAGGCTGTCGCGGCGCGACGGCAATTGCCCCTCGGTGAGCAACGATTCGAGCGCGACGCGGCCACGCGCAACGCGGCTCTTGATCGTGCCGACTGCCACATTGCAGATTTCGGCCGCCTCTTCATAGGCGAAGCCGCCCGCACCGACGAGGATCAGCGCCTCGCGCTGGGGCTGTGGCAAGTGCAGCAAGGCGCGCTGCATGTCGTTCAGTTCGACATGGCGATCCTGGCTGGCGGGCGCAGCCAGCAGCCGATCGGCGACCAGATCGTCCCACTCGCCCTTGAAGCGCGCGCGGCGCATCTGCGAGAGATAGAGATTGCGCAGGATGATAAAGGTCCAGGCGCGCATATTGGTGCCCGCCTGGAAGCGCTGACGCGCCGCCCAGGCCTTGAGCAACGTCTCTTGCACCAGATCATCGGCGAGATCGCGGCTTCCCGACAGCGAACGCCCGAAGGCGCGCAGATGCGGAATTACCGTCGCCAGTTGCTTCTTGAACTCCGGATCGGAG
This genomic stretch from Sphingomonas sp. LM7 harbors:
- a CDS encoding sigma-70 family RNA polymerase sigma factor, producing MTESEQPDDRDDDAAAEPPYVHVALSDPEFKKQLATVIPHLRAFGRSLSGSRDLADDLVQETLLKAWAARQRFQAGTNMRAWTFIILRNLYLSQMRRARFKGEWDDLVADRLLAAPASQDRHVELNDMQRALLHLPQPQREALILVGAGGFAYEEAAEICNVAVGTIKSRVARGRVALESLLTEGQLPSRRDSLPNPGGKSALDTIMGEVDDLSRDR